The following proteins are encoded in a genomic region of Campylobacteraceae bacterium:
- a CDS encoding P-II family nitrogen regulator yields MKKIEAIVKPFKLEDVKEALVEVGVVGMTVSDVKGYGRQQGHTELYRGAEYIVDFLAKNKIELIVNDDEVEKIVDVIASAAKTGKIGDGKIFVTSVDEVIRIRTGERGSEAV; encoded by the coding sequence ATGAAAAAGATTGAAGCTATTGTTAAACCTTTTAAATTAGAAGATGTAAAAGAAGCTCTTGTTGAAGTAGGTGTTGTTGGAATGACTGTATCTGATGTAAAAGGATACGGAAGACAACAAGGGCATACTGAATTGTATAGAGGGGCTGAATATATTGTTGATTTTTTAGCAAAAAATAAAATTGAACTCATTGTTAATGATGATGAAGTTGAAAAAATTGTTGATGTAATTGCATCTGCCGCTAAAACAGGAAAAATCGGTGATGGAAAAATATTTGTTACTAGTGTTGATGAGGTGATTAGAATTAGAACGGGTGAGCGTGGTAGCGAAGCCGTTTAA
- the amt gene encoding ammonium transporter, whose amino-acid sequence MENFADVKYILDGFLLLFAGILVMWMAAGFAMLEAGLTRSKNNATVLTKNIALFAISCIMFYFVGYNFMYGDGNAFIGSGSMLSGKTDEAMGYPVMADFFFQMVFVATAASVISGTIAERMKLWPFLIFVTVLSALIYPIQGHWTWGGSELGGLLSGFSDFAGSTIVHSVGGWAALAGVIVLGPRIGKYGKNGSVRPIPGSNLSLATLGTFILWMGWFGFNGGSQLAMGSKADINGIAMVIADTNMAACAGALAAALLTQLIYKKVDLTFVLNGALAGLVSVTAGPDLGIIISLIVGAVGGIIVVLVVPLWDKVKIDDPVGALSVHLVAGIWGTLAVGIFNPEVSIVAQLTGIVVIGAFVFISSFIVWKLLDLLIGIRVSEEVEIEGLDIHETGLEAYPEFKRS is encoded by the coding sequence ATGGAAAATTTTGCGGACGTAAAATATATATTAGATGGTTTTTTATTGCTATTTGCTGGAATATTAGTAATGTGGATGGCAGCAGGTTTTGCAATGTTAGAAGCAGGACTTACAAGAAGTAAAAATAATGCAACGGTTCTCACAAAAAATATTGCTTTATTTGCAATTTCTTGTATTATGTTTTATTTTGTTGGATACAACTTTATGTATGGAGATGGAAATGCATTTATAGGTTCTGGTTCTATGTTAAGTGGGAAAACAGATGAAGCTATGGGTTATCCCGTAATGGCAGATTTCTTTTTTCAAATGGTATTTGTAGCAACAGCTGCTTCAGTTATTTCAGGAACGATTGCTGAGAGAATGAAATTATGGCCATTCTTAATTTTTGTTACTGTTTTATCGGCACTTATTTATCCTATTCAAGGACATTGGACATGGGGTGGAAGTGAATTAGGTGGACTATTAAGTGGTTTCTCTGATTTTGCTGGTTCTACTATTGTTCATAGTGTTGGTGGATGGGCTGCATTAGCTGGTGTTATTGTATTAGGTCCTAGAATTGGGAAATACGGAAAAAATGGAAGCGTAAGACCAATTCCAGGTTCTAACTTGAGTTTAGCAACGCTTGGAACATTTATTTTATGGATGGGTTGGTTTGGATTTAATGGTGGGTCTCAATTAGCTATGGGTTCTAAAGCAGATATTAATGGAATTGCTATGGTAATTGCTGATACGAATATGGCTGCTTGTGCAGGTGCATTAGCAGCAGCATTATTAACGCAACTTATTTATAAAAAAGTGGATTTAACTTTTGTATTAAATGGGGCACTTGCAGGTTTGGTTTCTGTAACTGCAGGTCCTGATTTAGGAATCATTATTTCTTTAATTGTAGGTGCTGTTGGTGGAATTATTGTTGTACTTGTTGTTCCTTTATGGGATAAAGTTAAAATTGATGATCCCGTTGGAGCGTTAAGTGTTCACTTAGTAGCAGGTATTTGGGGAACATTAGCTGTAGGTATTTTTAATCCTGAGGTATCAATTGTTGCACAACTTACTGGAATAGTAGTTATTGGTGCATTTGTATTTATTTCTTCTTTCATTGTATGGAAACTTTTAGATTTACTTATTGGTATTAGAGTTAGTGAAGAAGTTGAAATTGAAGGTTTAGATATACATGAAACAGGATTAGAGGCTTATCCAGAATTTAAAAGATCATAG